In Candidatus Accumulibacter cognatus, the genomic window GACGCTCCCTCCGAAGTGCTGACCATTCATTACGACAGCTATAGCAATCTGCTCGCCCAGGGCATCATTCCACGGCCGCCCCGGCAACAGCCGACACCAAATTCGCTTCCGAACCCCTTTCCGGGCGGCTTCGTCCCCGATCCGCGGAACTGAACCGCTTTGCGATCTCCCGATCAGGGCAAGCCCAAGCACGTATGCGTATAATCCGCGCTTCAGCCTCTTTCTGGATTGTGACCGGCCATGCAGGAAAAGTATCAACCCGCGGACGTGGAAATCGCTGCTCAGGACTTCTGGAACCGGAGCGGTGCGGCGCGCGCCATCGAGGACATCAACCGGCCCAAGTACTACTGCCTGTCGATGTTCCCCTATCCTTCGGGCAAGCTGCACATGGGGCACGTGCGCAATTACACGATCGGCGACGTTCTCGCACGCTTCCACCGGATGCTCGGCGATAACGTCATGCAGCCGATGGGTTGGGACGCTTTTGGCATGCCCGCGGAAAATGCGGCCATCCAGAACAATGTGCCGCCGGCGCAATGGACCTACGCCAACATCGATTACATGAAGACGCAACTCAAGCGTCTGGGTTTTGCGATCGACTGGGAGCGCGAGCTCGCCACCTGCCGACCCGAGTACTACCGCTGGGAGCAATGGCTGTTCACCCGTCTGTACAACAAAGGGCTGATCTACCAAAGGCTGGGAACGGTCAACTGGGATCCGGTCGAGCAGACCGTACTGGCCAACGAGCAGGTGATCGATGGGCGTGGCTGGCGTTCGGGTGCGCTGATCGAGAAGCGCGAGATCCCGATGTACTACATGAAGATCACCACCTACGCCGAGGAACTGCTGGCCGACCTCGACCAGCTCGACGGCTGGCCGGAACAGGTTCGACTGATGCAGAAAAACTGGATCGGCAAGAGCACTGGCGTGCGCTTTGCCTTTCCCTATGAACTCGATGGTCAGCCCGGCCAGCTGTGGGTATTCACCACGCGTGCCGACACGATCATGGGTGTCACCTTCTGTGCCGTCGCCGCCGAGCATCCACTAGCCAGCTATGCGGCGGCGCGCGACCCCAGGGTGGCGGCTTTTGTCGAGGAATGCAAGCAGGGTGGCGTCGCCGAAGCGGACCTGGCAACGATGGACAAGAAAGGCCTGCCGACCGGCATTTTCGTCACGCATCCGCTGAGTGGCGAACAGATCGAGGTATGGATCGGCAACTACGTGCTGATGAGCTACGGCGACGGCGCGGTGATGGCGGTGCCGGCGCACGACGAGCGCGACTTCGCCTTTGCCAGGAAATACGGATTGCCGATCAAACAGGTGATTGGCGTGGCGGGCGAGACCTTCTCGCTCGATGGCTGGCAGGAATGGTACGCCGACAAGCAGCGCGGCGTCTGCGTCAACTCCGGAAATTACGACGGCCTGGATTGCAAAACGGCAGTCGAAGCCATCGCCGCCGACCTCGCCGCCCAAGGTCTGGGCGAGAAGAAGGTCCAGTTCCGCCTGCGCGACTGGGGAATTTCCCGGCAGCGCTACTGGGGCTGCCCGATTCCGATCATCCACTGTACGACCTGCGGCGACCTGCCGGTGCCTGACCAGGACCTGCCGGTGGTCCTGCCGGAAAACATCACGAT contains:
- a CDS encoding leucine--tRNA ligase; its protein translation is MQEKYQPADVEIAAQDFWNRSGAARAIEDINRPKYYCLSMFPYPSGKLHMGHVRNYTIGDVLARFHRMLGDNVMQPMGWDAFGMPAENAAIQNNVPPAQWTYANIDYMKTQLKRLGFAIDWERELATCRPEYYRWEQWLFTRLYNKGLIYQRLGTVNWDPVEQTVLANEQVIDGRGWRSGALIEKREIPMYYMKITTYAEELLADLDQLDGWPEQVRLMQKNWIGKSTGVRFAFPYELDGQPGQLWVFTTRADTIMGVTFCAVAAEHPLASYAAARDPRVAAFVEECKQGGVAEADLATMDKKGLPTGIFVTHPLSGEQIEVWIGNYVLMSYGDGAVMAVPAHDERDFAFARKYGLPIKQVIGVAGETFSLDGWQEWYADKQRGVCVNSGNYDGLDCKTAVEAIAADLAAQGLGEKKVQFRLRDWGISRQRYWGCPIPIIHCTTCGDLPVPDQDLPVVLPENITIGGAGSPLARMPEFYETTCPGCGGKARRETDTMDTFVESSWYFLRYCCPDNDHAMVDERVAYWCAGGIDQYIGGIEHAILHLLYSRFWTKLMRDLGLFGEHRLDEPFAHLLTQGMVVAPTFYREDSHGKKQWLNPAEVDAVHDERGRAVGATLRADGLPVIVGGIEKMSKSKNNGVDPQALIEQFGADTARLFIMFASPPDQSLEWSDAGVEGAFRFLKRLWRFVYEHVSAGPVAPTPAAHLSTELQGLRRQLHQTIGKVADDYGRRKQFNTAIAAVMELLNAYARITDDSAAARAVRQETLEAVTLMLNPIVPHICEALYAALRPGHTLSGQAFPKPDASALVQNEIELVLQINGKLRGSLRVPAAADRASIESAALASETAQKHLAGTAPRKLIMVPGRLVNIVT